The Porphyrobacter sp. HT-58-2 genome has a window encoding:
- the hisI gene encoding phosphoribosyl-AMP cyclohydrolase, with product MADHSITPQEREGGTVFAPKYDASGLVTAVVVDHATGEVLVVAHMNAEALAATLSSGKVHFWSRSRGKLWMKGETSGNILNVSAILVDCDQDALLIRAVPAGPTCHTGATSCFYRQIDASQGEPVLKRIDT from the coding sequence GTGGCCGATCACTCTATTACCCCTCAGGAACGCGAGGGCGGGACCGTTTTCGCGCCCAAGTATGATGCGAGCGGTTTGGTGACGGCGGTGGTGGTCGATCATGCCACCGGCGAGGTTCTGGTCGTCGCTCACATGAACGCCGAAGCTCTGGCTGCGACACTTTCGAGCGGCAAGGTCCACTTCTGGTCCCGTTCCCGCGGCAAGCTCTGGATGAAGGGAGAGACCTCGGGGAACATCCTCAATGTCTCGGCGATCCTTGTTGACTGCGATCAAGACGCACTGCTCATCCGAGCCGTCCCCGCCGGGCCGACATGCCATACCGGGGCGACCAGCTGCTTCTATCGACAGATTGATGCAAGCCAGGGCGAGCCGGTTCTGAAGCGGATCGACACTTGA
- a CDS encoding methyltransferase, whose product MTVNQVPTIFSEARRVARAFRSAARRKDSADAASFLIEDMADDMIDRLSFVRHRPQISLMIGDCPPPLASYLRQDGASLSVSATANPAEPLIGGPYDFIGVIGQLDAVNDLPGALIHLRHALKPGGLVIASFIGGQSLFALRAAMLAAEPDRPAARIHPLVDARAAPGLMQRAGWKDPVVDTHTLSVRYGSLDRLISDLRDQGLGNVLARAAPPLGRAALARARAAFAARAEDDGKTPETFEIVTLTGRRSLAGT is encoded by the coding sequence ATGACCGTCAATCAGGTTCCCACGATATTCTCCGAAGCGCGGCGCGTGGCGCGTGCATTTCGATCGGCGGCACGCAGGAAAGACAGTGCCGACGCGGCAAGCTTTCTGATTGAGGACATGGCGGATGACATGATCGACCGCCTGTCTTTCGTCCGACACAGACCGCAAATCTCGCTGATGATCGGCGACTGCCCCCCGCCTCTGGCGAGCTATCTCAGGCAAGATGGCGCGTCCCTTTCGGTAAGCGCCACAGCAAACCCGGCCGAGCCTCTGATCGGTGGGCCTTACGACTTCATCGGAGTTATCGGACAGCTCGACGCCGTCAACGATCTCCCGGGCGCGCTGATCCACCTGCGCCATGCTCTGAAGCCCGGTGGCCTCGTTATTGCGAGCTTCATTGGCGGCCAGAGCCTGTTCGCGCTGCGTGCCGCGATGCTCGCTGCCGAGCCCGACCGGCCCGCAGCGCGCATCCACCCGCTGGTCGATGCCCGCGCCGCCCCCGGCCTGATGCAGCGTGCCGGGTGGAAGGACCCAGTGGTCGACACCCACACGCTAAGTGTGCGCTATGGATCGCTCGACCGGTTGATTTCCGATCTGCGCGACCAGGGTCTCGGCAATGTGCTGGCGCGCGCCGCCCCGCCGCTCGGCAGAGCCGCCCTCGCCCGCGCCCGCGCCGCCTTTGCCGCGCGCGCCGAAGATGACGGCAAGACCCCCGAGACTTTCGAGATCGTCACCCTTACGGGGCGACGCTCGCTCGCCGGAACCTAG
- a CDS encoding TraB/GumN family protein has translation MIADGWRTVAAAIIGLALALSLAGCSNGPGEVGAEGPPANPLFYEIASADGTVEGWMLGTIHALPDGTRWRTTEIGRVIDAADFLVVEISEPRGPDERTSIYLGLAQSPDQPEIGSRLPAHLRPMLAGMMKRGDLDDRDFLQLETWAAAITLARGDATGNPANGVDRALMADFADRPVRELEGMRGQLAIFDRLPELDQRAMLAAVVSESERTRRDPARLQRAWLAGDAVIIETATHEGFLAVPALREALLTGRNQRWAEAIVPMLAERPRPLIAVGAAHLVGPDGLAALLEAQGYRIRRLP, from the coding sequence ATGATCGCTGATGGTTGGCGAACTGTCGCCGCCGCGATCATTGGCCTGGCCCTTGCCCTCAGCCTCGCCGGGTGCAGCAATGGTCCCGGCGAGGTGGGAGCAGAAGGCCCCCCAGCAAACCCGCTGTTCTATGAAATCGCCAGTGCCGATGGCACGGTCGAAGGCTGGATGCTTGGCACCATCCACGCCCTTCCCGATGGCACCCGCTGGCGCACAACCGAGATCGGCCGTGTCATCGACGCGGCCGATTTCCTTGTGGTCGAAATCAGCGAACCAAGGGGGCCTGACGAAAGGACTTCGATCTATCTCGGCCTTGCGCAGAGCCCGGATCAGCCGGAAATCGGCTCCCGGCTTCCGGCGCACTTGCGTCCAATGCTTGCCGGCATGATGAAGCGCGGCGACCTTGATGATCGCGACTTCTTGCAGCTTGAAACATGGGCCGCGGCGATCACGCTTGCGCGGGGGGATGCCACCGGCAATCCTGCGAACGGGGTTGACCGCGCGCTGATGGCCGATTTCGCCGATCGCCCCGTGCGCGAGCTTGAGGGAATGCGCGGACAGCTTGCGATCTTCGACCGCCTGCCCGAGCTCGATCAACGTGCCATGCTGGCTGCCGTCGTGAGCGAAAGCGAGCGCACGCGCAGGGATCCTGCCCGGCTGCAGCGGGCCTGGCTGGCGGGGGATGCAGTGATCATCGAGACCGCGACGCACGAGGGTTTTCTTGCTGTGCCAGCCTTGCGCGAGGCGCTGCTGACCGGGCGCAACCAGCGCTGGGCAGAGGCGATCGTGCCGATGCTGGCCGAACGCCCTCGCCCTCTCATCGCAGTCGGCGCGGCGCATCTGGTTGGCCCTGATGGTCTGGCCGCGCTGCTTGAAGCGCAGGGTTATCGGATACGCCGCCTGCCCTAA
- a CDS encoding TraB/GumN family protein, translated as MSSARAALVTLFAISLASSEAEGSQRSLGVETVIEQEYRATGRPVTAIEDPVAVMAKLFTIDEAQMVTLLDQALDEWNGCGLVQAGQTDWSSEHGWAKGQLGEEELAEMMEDPFSRALYDILLVDRNRAWSDWLAERMTRPGNVLLAVGAGHMAGPDSVLTMIEARGLKAERIQ; from the coding sequence ATGTCGAGCGCGCGCGCCGCACTGGTCACGCTGTTTGCCATCTCGCTGGCGAGTTCGGAAGCCGAAGGCTCGCAGCGCAGCCTCGGGGTCGAAACAGTGATCGAGCAGGAATACCGGGCCACTGGCCGCCCCGTCACCGCGATCGAGGATCCGGTGGCGGTGATGGCCAAGCTGTTCACCATCGATGAAGCCCAGATGGTCACCTTGCTCGATCAGGCGCTTGATGAATGGAATGGCTGCGGGCTGGTGCAGGCAGGACAGACCGACTGGAGCAGCGAACATGGCTGGGCCAAGGGCCAGCTTGGCGAGGAAGAACTCGCGGAAATGATGGAGGACCCGTTCTCGCGGGCGCTCTACGATATCCTGCTGGTCGACCGCAACCGCGCCTGGAGCGACTGGCTGGCAGAGCGGATGACCCGGCCGGGCAATGTGCTGCTGGCGGTTGGCGCGGGCCATATGGCGGGGCCGGATTCGGTTCTGACGATGATCGAGGCGCGCGGGTTGAAAGCCGAACGGATTCAGTAG
- the glyS gene encoding glycine--tRNA ligase subunit beta, protein MADFLLELLCEEIPARMQPKAKEDLARLFTDALAKAGLQAESVEAFATPRRLALIAKSLPLATEAVSEETKGPKVGAPPQALEGFLRKLGLSEDQLTQRDGVYFAVVEKPGRDTAEVLAEAIPAIIRAFPWPKSMRWGAASITTESLRWVRPLSGIIALLDGEVVPFAVDGIASGRTTMGHRFHHSGPVEIADAGSYVETLRAAHVIVHFSERCRIIREGAAKAAADAGLTLVADEGLVIENAGLTEWPVPLLGRFDEAFLDVPPEVIQLTARVNQKYFVCEGPDGKLANAFVCTANIDPRDPAVVVDGNRKVLAARLSDARFFWEQDQKTPLAVHAEKLSRITFHEKLGTVADKVERVAKLARWLCEEGVVSPASVRVERNRDTESGLSTTLEANGDEVRKLADMAEQAARLCKADLVTEMVGEFPELQGLMGGYYAAKEGLPVEVAEAIRDHYKPVGQGDDVPTAPVTVAVSLADKLDTLACFFYADMAPTGSKDPFALRRAAIGLLALLVANGIRLPLLLPMAIATGAATGRVRHLEFIYKVENLAKARAEAGDPMSDDDKRDSYQKMVDQVSSDLKTGKFDEKVLGAVTDLLDFLADRLKVQQREAGVRHDLIDAVFALGGEDDLVRLLARVHALQAFVTTEDGANLLAGYKRAANILKKEGVEPTSVRLERSRETGGEDVSTALDANGMGALSYTPEPAEKALIDALAAAAPRAAEAVEAEKFADAMAALATLRAPIDRFFEEVTVNDADANKRASRLALLAAFRDAVHRVADFSRIEG, encoded by the coding sequence ATGGCCGACTTCCTGCTCGAACTGCTGTGCGAGGAAATCCCCGCCCGGATGCAGCCCAAGGCCAAGGAGGATCTGGCGCGGCTGTTCACCGATGCGCTGGCCAAGGCCGGATTGCAGGCGGAGAGCGTCGAGGCCTTCGCCACGCCGCGCCGCCTTGCCCTGATCGCGAAGAGCCTGCCGCTGGCGACCGAGGCTGTCAGCGAAGAGACCAAGGGGCCCAAGGTTGGTGCGCCGCCGCAGGCGCTGGAGGGCTTCCTGCGCAAGCTTGGCTTGTCGGAAGATCAACTGACCCAGCGCGACGGCGTATACTTCGCCGTGGTCGAAAAGCCGGGGCGCGATACGGCAGAGGTGCTGGCCGAAGCCATCCCGGCGATCATCCGTGCCTTCCCCTGGCCCAAGTCGATGCGCTGGGGCGCCGCTTCGATCACCACTGAATCCTTGCGCTGGGTGCGCCCGCTCTCGGGGATCATTGCGCTGCTCGATGGCGAAGTTGTACCGTTCGCGGTGGACGGGATCGCAAGCGGCCGCACCACCATGGGCCACCGTTTCCACCATTCCGGCCCGGTCGAAATCGCCGACGCCGGTTCCTATGTCGAAACCCTGCGCGCCGCGCACGTGATCGTCCATTTCTCCGAACGATGCCGGATTATCCGCGAAGGCGCGGCCAAGGCTGCGGCTGATGCTGGGCTGACGCTGGTCGCCGATGAAGGCCTGGTGATCGAGAACGCCGGGCTGACCGAATGGCCCGTGCCGCTGCTCGGCCGCTTCGACGAGGCGTTTCTGGATGTCCCCCCCGAAGTCATCCAGCTCACCGCGCGGGTGAACCAGAAGTATTTCGTGTGCGAAGGGCCGGACGGCAAGCTCGCCAACGCCTTTGTCTGCACCGCGAATATCGACCCGCGTGACCCCGCCGTGGTGGTCGACGGCAACCGCAAGGTCCTCGCCGCGCGGCTGTCGGATGCGCGCTTCTTCTGGGAACAGGACCAGAAGACGCCGCTGGCGGTTCATGCCGAAAAGCTGTCGCGCATCACCTTCCACGAGAAGCTCGGCACCGTCGCCGACAAGGTCGAGCGGGTGGCCAAGCTGGCGCGGTGGTTGTGCGAGGAGGGGGTTGTTAGCCCCGCCTCCGTTCGTGTCGAGCGTAATCGAGACACCGAGAGCGGCCTCTCGACTACGCTCGAGGCGAACGGGGATGAGGTGCGCAAGCTGGCCGACATGGCCGAGCAGGCCGCACGCCTGTGCAAGGCCGATCTCGTCACCGAAATGGTCGGCGAGTTCCCCGAATTGCAGGGCCTGATGGGCGGCTACTACGCCGCCAAGGAAGGCCTGCCGGTCGAAGTCGCCGAGGCGATCCGCGATCACTACAAGCCGGTCGGGCAGGGCGACGATGTGCCGACGGCGCCGGTGACGGTGGCGGTGTCGCTGGCGGACAAGCTGGATACGCTGGCTTGCTTCTTTTATGCCGATATGGCGCCGACCGGCTCGAAAGACCCATTTGCTCTTCGACGCGCGGCGATTGGGCTGCTTGCTCTCTTGGTGGCGAATGGCATTCGTTTGCCGCTTTTGCTTCCGATGGCGATTGCGACGGGCGCAGCGACAGGACGGGTTCGCCATCTGGAGTTTATTTACAAGGTTGAGAACCTTGCAAAGGCTCGGGCGGAAGCTGGTGACCCGATGTCCGACGATGATAAGCGCGACAGCTATCAGAAGATGGTCGATCAAGTTTCTTCCGATCTTAAAACAGGAAAGTTTGACGAGAAGGTTTTGGGCGCTGTTACTGACCTCCTCGACTTCCTCGCCGACCGCCTCAAGGTCCAGCAGCGCGAGGCGGGCGTCCGCCACGATCTGATCGACGCGGTGTTTGCGCTCGGCGGGGAGGACGATCTCGTCCGCCTGCTCGCCCGTGTCCATGCGCTCCAGGCCTTCGTCACCACCGAGGACGGCGCCAACCTCCTTGCAGGCTACAAGCGGGCGGCGAATATCCTCAAGAAGGAAGGTGTCGAACCCACCTCCGTTCGTCTCGAGCGTAGTCGAGAGACCGGTGGTGAGGACGTCTCGACTGCGCTCGACGCGAACGGGATGGGAGCGCTTTCCTACACCCCCGAACCGGCGGAAAAGGCGCTGATCGACGCGCTCGCCGCCGCTGCCCCTCGCGCTGCCGAGGCCGTGGAAGCGGAGAAGTTCGCCGATGCGATGGCTGCGCTGGCCACCTTGCGCGCACCCATCGACCGGTTCTTTGAAGAGGTGACCGTCAACGATGCCGATGCGAACAAGCGCGCGAGCCGCCTTGCCCTGCTGGCGGCGTTCCGCGATGCCGTCCACCGGGTCGCCGATTTCAGCCGGATCGAGGGATGA
- a CDS encoding TraB/GumN family protein, whose amino-acid sequence MKLAAFLGLTVAPFALLAANPALAEEQAAPATVAAAATGPALWKVADEDTTIYLFGTVHVLPQGIDWYDTTIETALTGSDMIVTEIPMDPAAEAELQQLTMAKGMLPAGTTLRSLLTPEQTETYSTALGKIGVPAEAFDPLKPWLVGLTMSLVPLMQQGYDPSSGVEKVLLSKVPGKETGALETAEFQLGIFDGMTQEAQVAFMMEAAEGIDEAKPMLDRMVAEWAAGDAEGLAEVMNEGMTDPAVAEALLYTRNANWAEWIDARLDQPGSVFIAVGAGHLAGPKSVQDYLAEKGIVVTRVK is encoded by the coding sequence ATGAAACTTGCTGCATTTCTTGGCCTGACCGTTGCCCCTTTCGCCTTGCTGGCAGCCAATCCGGCGCTGGCTGAAGAACAGGCGGCCCCCGCCACTGTTGCCGCTGCCGCAACCGGCCCGGCGCTGTGGAAGGTCGCGGATGAGGACACCACCATCTACCTGTTCGGAACGGTTCACGTGCTGCCGCAGGGGATCGACTGGTACGACACCACCATCGAGACGGCGCTGACCGGATCGGACATGATCGTGACCGAAATCCCCATGGATCCCGCTGCCGAAGCCGAACTGCAGCAGCTGACCATGGCCAAGGGGATGCTTCCTGCCGGTACCACGCTGCGGTCGCTGCTGACGCCGGAGCAGACCGAGACTTACAGCACCGCGCTGGGCAAGATCGGCGTGCCGGCTGAGGCGTTCGATCCCCTCAAGCCCTGGCTCGTCGGCCTGACCATGTCACTCGTCCCGCTGATGCAGCAGGGCTATGATCCCAGCAGCGGGGTCGAGAAGGTGCTTCTTTCGAAGGTTCCCGGCAAGGAAACCGGCGCGCTTGAAACCGCCGAGTTTCAGCTCGGGATTTTCGACGGCATGACCCAGGAAGCCCAGGTTGCCTTCATGATGGAAGCGGCAGAGGGCATCGATGAGGCCAAGCCGATGCTTGACCGCATGGTGGCCGAGTGGGCCGCGGGCGATGCCGAAGGGCTTGCCGAGGTGATGAACGAAGGCATGACCGATCCGGCCGTCGCTGAAGCCCTGCTCTACACGCGCAATGCCAACTGGGCCGAATGGATCGACGCACGGCTTGACCAGCCCGGCTCGGTGTTCATCGCCGTCGGCGCAGGCCACCTTGCCGGCCCCAAGAGCGTGCAGGACTACCTTGCCGAAAAGGGCATCGTGGTCACGCGGGTCAAATAA
- the ppdK gene encoding pyruvate, phosphate dikinase: MTLKTVYVFGGAADHSDPRQKDKTVVGGKGANLAEMASIGLPVPPGFTITTEECIAYLKDGADFSEALRSAVSAALAHVEATVGKAFGDAADPLLVSVRSGARVSMPGMMDTVLNLGLNDATVEGLATSSGDARFAWDSYRRFIQMYSDVVLGLDHGLFEEALEIAKEDKDYYNDTEMNAADWQALVKEYKAIVADELGKPFPQDVHEQLWGAIRAVFDSWDSDRAKVYRRLNDIPGDWGTAVNVQAMVFGNMGETSATGVAFTRDPATGNRAYYGEYLINAQGEDVVAGIRTPQYLTKAAREAAGAKPLSMEEALPDAYAELARVFDLLELHYKDMQDIEFTVERGKLWMLQTRSGKRTAKAALKMAVDMVGEGLIDEREAVRRVDPMALDQLLHPTLDPKAERHVLTTGLPASPGAAAGKIVLDADTAEQWAGRGEKVILVRVETSPEDIHGMHAAQGILTARGGMTSHAAVVARGMGRPCVSGAGAVSIDRNSRTLRIGSTELKEGDAITLDGATGQVMLGIVPTVEPELAGDFGTLMVWADKLRRMRVRTNAETPDDCRMARQFGAEGIGLCRTEHMFFEASRISLVRQMILADDETGRRRALDKLLPEQRADFTAIFEVMAGLPCTIRLLDPPLHEFLPHADEEFAELADATGLGVDHLKRRAGELHEFNPMLGHRGCRLGITFPEIYEMQARAIFEAACAVKQASGEAPLPEIMIPLVATKRELAILRALVDRTADAVFLETGVRVDYLVGTMIELPRAALMAGEIAEEGAFFSFGTNDLTQTTLGVSRDDAARFLSVYVDKGIFPRDPFVSLDIEGVGQLVELAAERGRATRPDIKLGICGEHGGDPASIAFCEGVGLDYVSASPYRVPIARLAAAQAALARG; this comes from the coding sequence ATGACATTGAAGACGGTCTATGTATTCGGGGGCGCTGCCGACCACTCCGATCCGCGCCAGAAGGACAAGACCGTCGTCGGGGGCAAGGGCGCGAACCTTGCCGAAATGGCGAGCATCGGCCTGCCGGTGCCACCGGGCTTCACCATCACCACCGAGGAATGCATTGCCTATCTGAAGGATGGGGCAGACTTCTCCGAAGCCTTGCGAAGTGCGGTGTCCGCCGCGCTCGCCCATGTCGAAGCCACGGTGGGCAAGGCTTTCGGTGATGCGGCTGACCCGCTGCTGGTCTCGGTGCGCTCGGGCGCGCGGGTGTCGATGCCCGGGATGATGGACACTGTCCTCAACCTCGGCCTTAACGATGCGACGGTAGAAGGTCTGGCAACCTCGAGCGGCGATGCGCGCTTTGCCTGGGACAGCTACCGCCGGTTCATCCAGATGTACTCGGACGTGGTGCTGGGGCTCGATCACGGGCTGTTCGAAGAAGCGCTCGAAATCGCCAAGGAAGACAAGGACTACTACAACGACACCGAGATGAACGCGGCCGACTGGCAGGCGCTCGTCAAGGAATACAAGGCGATCGTCGCCGACGAGCTGGGCAAGCCGTTCCCGCAGGACGTCCACGAACAGTTGTGGGGCGCGATCCGGGCGGTGTTCGACAGCTGGGATTCGGACCGCGCCAAGGTCTATCGCCGCTTGAACGATATTCCGGGGGACTGGGGCACGGCGGTCAATGTGCAGGCGATGGTGTTCGGCAATATGGGCGAAACGAGCGCCACCGGCGTCGCCTTCACCCGCGATCCGGCGACGGGCAACCGCGCCTACTACGGCGAATACCTGATCAACGCGCAGGGCGAGGACGTGGTCGCGGGGATCCGCACCCCGCAATACCTCACCAAGGCCGCGCGCGAGGCGGCGGGGGCCAAACCGCTGTCGATGGAAGAGGCACTGCCGGATGCCTACGCCGAGCTGGCCCGCGTGTTCGACCTGCTGGAGCTCCACTACAAGGACATGCAGGACATTGAATTCACGGTGGAACGCGGCAAGCTGTGGATGCTCCAGACCCGCTCGGGCAAGCGCACCGCCAAGGCCGCGCTCAAGATGGCAGTGGACATGGTCGGCGAAGGGCTGATCGATGAGCGCGAGGCGGTGCGGCGGGTCGATCCGATGGCGCTCGACCAGTTGCTCCACCCGACGCTCGATCCCAAGGCCGAGCGGCATGTGCTGACGACGGGCCTTCCGGCTTCGCCAGGGGCGGCTGCGGGCAAGATCGTGCTCGATGCCGACACCGCCGAACAATGGGCGGGTCGAGGCGAGAAGGTCATTCTGGTGCGGGTTGAGACCTCGCCGGAGGACATCCACGGGATGCACGCAGCGCAGGGCATCCTTACCGCCCGCGGCGGGATGACCAGCCACGCTGCGGTCGTGGCGCGCGGGATGGGGCGGCCTTGCGTCTCGGGTGCCGGAGCGGTGTCGATTGACCGCAACAGCCGCACGCTGCGGATCGGCTCGACCGAACTGAAGGAAGGCGATGCGATCACCCTCGATGGAGCGACCGGACAGGTGATGCTCGGCATCGTCCCCACGGTCGAGCCGGAGCTGGCGGGTGATTTCGGGACGCTGATGGTGTGGGCCGACAAGCTGCGCAGGATGCGCGTGCGCACCAATGCCGAAACGCCCGACGACTGCCGCATGGCGCGCCAGTTCGGGGCCGAGGGCATCGGGCTCTGCCGTACCGAACACATGTTCTTCGAAGCCTCGCGCATCTCGCTGGTTCGCCAGATGATTCTTGCCGACGACGAGACCGGACGCCGCCGTGCGCTCGACAAGCTGCTGCCGGAACAGCGCGCCGATTTCACCGCGATCTTCGAGGTGATGGCCGGCCTGCCGTGCACCATCCGCCTGCTCGATCCGCCGCTCCACGAATTCCTGCCGCACGCGGACGAGGAATTCGCCGAGTTGGCGGACGCGACCGGCCTCGGGGTCGACCATTTGAAGCGCCGCGCGGGCGAGCTGCACGAGTTCAACCCGATGCTCGGACACCGTGGCTGCCGATTGGGGATTACCTTCCCGGAAATCTACGAGATGCAGGCGCGCGCGATCTTCGAGGCGGCCTGCGCGGTCAAGCAGGCGTCAGGCGAAGCGCCGCTGCCGGAAATCATGATCCCTCTGGTCGCCACCAAACGCGAACTGGCTATCCTGCGCGCGCTGGTCGACCGGACGGCCGACGCGGTGTTTCTCGAAACCGGGGTGCGGGTTGATTACCTCGTCGGCACGATGATCGAGCTGCCGCGCGCCGCGTTGATGGCGGGTGAGATTGCCGAGGAAGGCGCGTTCTTCTCCTTCGGCACGAACGACCTGACCCAGACCACGCTGGGCGTCAGCCGCGACGATGCGGCGCGGTTCCTCAGCGTCTATGTCGACAAGGGCATCTTCCCGCGTGATCCCTTCGTCAGCCTCGATATCGAGGGCGTCGGCCAGCTGGTGGAACTGGCTGCGGAGCGGGGCAGGGCGACCCGGCCCGACATCAAGCTCGGCATCTGCGGCGAGCATGGCGGCGATCCGGCGAGCATTGCCTTCTGCGAGGGTGTGGGCCTCGATTACGTCAGCGCCTCGCCCTACCGCGTGCCGATTGCGCGTTTGGCCGCGGCGCAGGCCGCGCTGGCGCGAGGCTAG
- a CDS encoding helix-turn-helix transcriptional regulator, with translation MKNRLKVLRAERDWSQAELAGRLDVSRQAVNAIETGKHDPSLPLAFRIARLFDMRIEEIFDDGDHHDA, from the coding sequence GTGAAAAACCGCCTCAAAGTGCTGCGCGCCGAACGCGATTGGTCGCAGGCGGAACTTGCCGGGCGGCTGGATGTCTCGCGCCAGGCGGTCAATGCCATCGAGACCGGCAAGCACGATCCTTCACTGCCCCTCGCCTTTCGTATTGCCCGCCTGTTCGACATGCGGATCGAGGAGATTTTCGATGATGGAGACCATCATGACGCTTGA
- a CDS encoding ComF family protein: MLEESKPCDKQVMAVVAQLARQLAPVVDVLYPPRCPACGIAIARQAGLCGECWSTLEVPAVAMTDDAGIPVYAASLYGDTSRKLVLAFKHGGRIALAKLLAQLIAARLPGVPAGDAPPLLVPVPLHPWRLWSRGFNQAALLAKELERLGCGEALVDGLRRNRRTPSLGGLGREAREHVLRGSITLHAAKAERLAGRHVILVDDVLTSGATSRACLAAMAAARPLSLAVACFAQVSNAEGLESLVKEKASPKT; encoded by the coding sequence TTGCTTGAAGAGAGCAAGCCGTGCGACAAGCAGGTTATGGCAGTGGTCGCTCAACTTGCCCGACAGCTCGCGCCCGTGGTGGATGTGCTCTATCCGCCGCGCTGTCCGGCGTGCGGGATCGCGATTGCACGTCAAGCCGGCTTGTGCGGGGAATGCTGGAGTACGCTGGAAGTGCCGGCGGTGGCTATGACCGATGACGCCGGAATTCCGGTTTACGCAGCAAGCCTGTACGGTGACACATCACGCAAGCTGGTTCTGGCATTCAAGCATGGTGGACGCATCGCGCTCGCTAAACTTCTGGCCCAATTGATCGCAGCGCGGCTACCCGGGGTTCCTGCTGGAGACGCACCGCCGTTGCTGGTTCCGGTTCCGCTGCATCCCTGGCGATTGTGGAGCCGCGGTTTCAATCAGGCTGCCTTGCTGGCCAAGGAACTGGAGCGACTTGGGTGCGGAGAGGCGCTTGTCGACGGCTTGCGGCGCAATCGCCGCACGCCAAGCCTGGGGGGGCTGGGGCGGGAGGCGCGTGAACACGTGCTCAGGGGTTCGATCACCCTTCATGCGGCAAAAGCAGAACGGCTGGCTGGTCGACACGTGATACTGGTCGATGATGTGCTAACCAGCGGTGCGACGAGCCGTGCCTGCCTTGCCGCCATGGCTGCGGCACGACCGCTATCTCTCGCGGTCGCGTGCTTCGCGCAGGTCAGTAATGCCGAAGGGTTGGAGAGCCTTGTAAAGGAGAAGGCTTCGCCAAAAACATAA
- a CDS encoding glycine--tRNA ligase subunit alpha, translating to MSAAPTFTPSQRDPSRSFQDMILTLHDFWSEHGSCVILQPYDMRMGAGTFHTATTLRALGPEPWNAAFVQPCRRPTDGRYGENPNRLQHYYQYQVILKPSPPDIQALYLKSLAAIGIDPLAHDIRFVEDDWESPTLGAWGLGWEVWCDGMEVTQFTYFQQMGGFDCKPVAGELTYGLERLAMYIQGVDNVYDLVFNSPPASSSEAVGQQGIVTYGEVFLENERQMSKWNFEVADTETLFEGFRRAEAECLRSLEAGVPIAAYEQAIEASHLFNLLQARGVISVQERASYMGRVRDLARSSCEAYATKMTPEWQAKYPGWSLV from the coding sequence ATGAGTGCCGCTCCCACCTTCACGCCGTCTCAGCGCGATCCTTCGCGCTCGTTTCAGGACATGATCCTGACGCTTCACGACTTCTGGAGCGAGCACGGCTCCTGCGTGATCCTTCAGCCCTATGACATGCGCATGGGGGCAGGGACGTTCCACACCGCGACCACCCTGCGCGCGCTCGGGCCGGAGCCGTGGAACGCGGCCTTCGTCCAGCCCTGCCGCCGCCCGACCGACGGGCGCTATGGCGAGAACCCGAACCGGCTGCAGCATTACTACCAGTATCAGGTGATCCTGAAGCCGTCCCCGCCCGACATCCAGGCGCTCTATCTCAAGAGCCTCGCCGCGATCGGCATCGACCCGCTGGCGCACGACATCCGCTTTGTCGAGGACGACTGGGAATCGCCCACGCTCGGCGCCTGGGGGCTGGGCTGGGAAGTGTGGTGCGACGGGATGGAAGTCACCCAGTTCACCTATTTCCAGCAGATGGGCGGCTTCGACTGCAAGCCGGTCGCGGGCGAGCTCACCTACGGGCTCGAGCGCCTCGCAATGTACATCCAGGGCGTCGACAACGTCTATGATCTTGTTTTTAATAGCCCCCCGGCCTCAAGTAGCGAAGCGGTAGGCCAACAAGGAATCGTCACCTATGGCGAGGTGTTTCTCGAAAACGAGCGCCAGATGTCGAAGTGGAACTTCGAGGTCGCGGATACCGAAACCCTGTTCGAAGGCTTCCGCCGCGCCGAGGCCGAGTGCCTGCGCTCGCTCGAAGCCGGGGTGCCGATTGCCGCCTATGAACAGGCGATCGAGGCCAGCCACCTGTTCAACCTGTTGCAGGCGCGCGGCGTGATCTCGGTGCAGGAACGCGCCAGCTACATGGGCCGGGTGCGCGACTTGGCGCGCTCGTCCTGCGAGGCCTATGCGACCAAGATGACGCCCGAATGGCAGGCGAAATATCCCGGGTGGAGTCTCGTCTGA